CACCGCCCCGCGGAGTTCAACCGCTCGCACATCCCGGCGTTCCTCGCCGACGAGACGCCGCGCAACTACGTCAGCGTCTACCCCTTCGTGCGCTCCTACGACTGGTACCTGCTGCCGGACGAGGACCGCCGCCGCATGCTCGCCGACCACGGCAAGATGGCCCGCGGCTACCCGGACGTGCGCGCCAACACGGTCGCCTCGTTCTCCCTCGGCGACTACGAGTGGGTCCTGGCCTTCGAGGCCGACGAGCTGCACCGCATCGTCGACCTCATGCGCCACCTGCGCGGCTCCGAGGCCCGGATGCACGTCCGCGAGGAGGTGCCGTTCTTCACCGGGCGCCGCAAGTCGGTGGCTGAGCTGGTCGCAGGTCTCGCTTAGCGGCCGGCGGTTCCTGGTGGGCCGGCCGGGGGTCCGGGGGTTGTCCCCCGGGGGATGCAGTACCCGCGGTCGCGGAGCGACCGTGGCTTGCCCCGGCCTCCCGGTGGAGCGCCATGTCACGGAGGCGGGCTGGAGGCCGCCGGCGGCAGCGCGTAGGTGGCCGACGTGTCCACCGGCGGCAGCGAAACGGCCGCCGACGGGGTCACCGGAACCGGTGTGCCGGGGTTGTCCGTGGGACCCGGCGGCGCGGGGGAGTTGGTGAGTGGGGGCGGGCTCGCGGTGGCCGCGTCCTGGGCCAGCGCGTCGAAGTCGACGTAGCCGGTGGCCTCCAAGACCTTGATGTGGTCGAGGACGGTGGTGTTCGCGTCCTCGGCGAGGGCGCGCACCAGCGAGTTGCGGGTGGTGGCGCGGACCTGGGCGACGACGGCGAAGACCTTGCCGTGGGCCTGGCGCAGGAGGTTGGCGAAGTCGCGGTCGTACGCCTCGCCCTGGGCCGAGTTGAGGATCGTGAGCCACTGGCGCTGCTGTGCGCTCGGCTGGTTGGGCAGGGCGAGACCCAGGCGCGCGGCGACGTCACGGACGCGGGCGTCCAGGAAGGTGTGGCCCTCGATGAGGTGCCGGCCCGCGGTGCGCACGGCCAGGGTGGTGCCCTTCTGCTCGGCCTGCTGCCCGGCCGGCAGCTCCCACAGCCCGGCTAGCCGGACCCTGGTGATGAAGTCCCGGTCCTGCGCGGACAGCGGGCCGTACTGCGTGGACAGGGTCTGGGCGTTCAGGGTGTCCAGACCCGTGCCGGAACGGTCCGCGTAGGACCAGACGGGAAAGATCAGTGCGACGAGGGTCCCCGCGAGCAAGGTGATGAGGAGCCCGGTGCCGCTGAAAACTCCGCGGCCTTGGACGGGTCTGGATCGCATGGTGCCTCCTGCTTGCAGCACCGCGCGCCAGCGCGCTGCGGGTGCAGGTTGGCATATTACTGCGCCGTAGTCGCTAACTGCCGTACGAGCGAAAACAGTTGGAAAACGGGCATCGCGCACCCAATACGGCAGCCATGACGGAGGGCATTCCATGGTGAAGTGAGGCAAACCAGCTGCCCGCGTGCAAGCCACGGCCGCGGTGTTAATCGCGGCACATTTCCTCAAGACGCCTCCCGCGCACCTCCGGGAGTGATACGGGCGTGATCCCCGCTCAGTGCCGCAGCAGGACCCGGCGCGTCGCCCTGGCCAGCCGGGCCGCGGGGTGCCGGGACGGCGGGGTCGGACCCGAGCGCTCCAGCCACCACTCGCGCAGCAGGCGCCGCCTCTCGGCGTTCTCGGGCCGCCCGGCGAGCAGCAGGTGCTCGGCGAAGCCGAGGGCGTCGCGCCGGTAGCCGCCGGTCATCGGGTGACCCTGGGCGTAGGCGAGGAAGGCGGGGCGGTACGCCTCCTGGAGGATCCCGGGCAGTTCGGGCGCGACCTTCGCCACGACATCGGCCCGCTTGGCGGCGAGGGCGCGCGCCTGCACCCCGAGCCGCACCCGGTCGAACCCCTCGGGCACGGGGGTGCCGGCGACGAGAGAGGAGAGCAGCGCGGCCTGCGCGAGCGCGAGCCGCTGGCGGGCCGGTTCCGTGTCGGTGCCGGTGCCGGTGCCGGTGCCGGTGTCGGTGTCGGTGTCGGTGTCGGTGGAGTCTTGCCCTGCCGCGCCCGCCGGCCCCGCGCCCGCCGGCCGCTCCCCGACACGTACCGACGCCTTCTCCACCGTCTCCCGAATGGCCGCCAGCTCCCGCTCCAGCTCGGCCGGTTCGGGGAAGTTCTCGTCGCGTTCCAGCAGGACGCCGGGCGGGACGGTCCGGGACGCGAGGTCGGCCAGGATGTCGAGGACCGGCCGCGGCACCGGGTGGGCGTGGCTGTCGTGCCAGACGCCGTCGCGTGCGAAACCGCCCGCGACATGGACGTACGCGATGGCCTCGACGGGCAGTTCGTCCAGCGCCCTGGCCGGGTCCTCGCCCCGGTTGACGTGGTTGGTGTGCAGGTTCGCGACGTCGATGAGCAGCCGTACGCCGGTGCGGTCGGCCAGCTCGTACAGGAACTGTCCCTCAGTCATCTCCTCGCCCGGCCAGGAGATGAGTGCCGCGACGTTCTCCACGGCGAGCGGGACGGGCAGCGCGTCCTGCGCGATGCGTATGTTCTCGCACAGGACGTCGAGCGCGTCGCGGGTGCGCGGCACCGGGAGCAGATGCCCGGCCTCCAGCAGCGGCGAGGCGGTCAGCGGCCCGCCCGCCCGGACGAACGCGATGTGCTCGGTGACGAGCGGCGAACCGAGGGCCTGCGCGCGCTCGGCGAGGGCGGTCAGCCGCGCCTCGTCGGGGCGGTCCGCGCCGCCGAGGCCGAGGGAGACGCCGTGCGGGACGACGGTGACGCCGTGCTCACGCAGCCGCAGCAGCGACTCGGGCAGATGCCCTGGGCACACGTTCTCGGCCACGGCCTCGACCCAGTCGATGCCCGGCATACGCTCCACGGCGTCGGCGATCTCCGGCCGCCACCCGATGCCCGTTCCCAGTCGCTTCATCGTCCCCCTCCTTCACCACGGATCCATCGGCACCCGTCGTGCGGTCCACGGAGCGGCACCTGCCGTGCCGGTTCGGTCCTCCGTCCGCCCCCCGACGGACCGCCGCTGCCGATGTGACGGAGTCATGGCCCCGGTTCCCAGGACCGAACCCCTCCCCAGGGACGTTCAGAGCAACATTTGAGGTTCCGCGCGCCGCCCGCCCGGCCGCCCTTCGTCTAGCGCAGCACGTTGTCGGAGTCGACGGGATCCGGTCGGCCGGTGTTGACCGTGCCCGGCTCGCCCGGGGACGGGCTGGAGCTGGTCCGGGGGTTGCCGCTCGGCCCGGCGGCGGGCGCGGAGGGCGCCGCGGCACCGGGTACGGGCGCGGCGGGACCGGTCGGGCTGGCGGTCGTGCCGGACACCGCGTCGTTGGCGATGGCGTCGAAGTCGACGTTGCCGGTCTTCTCCAGCACCGTGATGTGGTCGAGCACGGTCTGGTTGGCGTCCGAGGCGAGCTGCCGTACCAGCGTGTTCCGCGTGGAGTTCCGTACGGCGCCGATCGCCGGGAAGATCTTGCCGTGCGCGGCCCGCAGCAGGTTCGCGAACTTGTACTGGTACTCCTGCCCGCTTGCCGCGCTCAACTCCTGGAGCCAGCCCTGCTGTTGCTCGTTCGGCTGGTTGGGCAGCTCGACGCCGAGCTGGGCCGCGACGATCCGTACGCGCTTGTCGAGGTCGGTGTGGCCGACGATGAGGTGGTCGCCGGCCTCCTTGATCGCCGGGGTGGGTGCCCGCTCGATCGCCTGCTGTCCGGCGGGCAGTTCCCACAGCCCCGCCAGCCGTACACGGACGATCAGATCGCGGTCGGCGGCGGTGAGCGGTCCCCATTTCGTGGCCACCGTGCCGGCGGCGAGGTTCGCCTGTCCGGTGCCGGAGCGGTCGGCGTACGACCACACGGGGAACGCGAGCGCGCCGACGGTGGCGACGAGGGCCGCGATGAGGAGGGCCGTACCGTTGATACGCCGCAATGGAGCCTCCCGGGTGAAACCAACTGGTCGTTGGGGATGGGCGCTTGGCCAGTGCCGGGAGGTACGTACGAGGCCGCCGAGGTGTTCAAACACTTGGCAAGTTCCGTTGATCCTTCGGTAAAAACCACTGGTCGGGGTCGCGTCCCAGGAGGCGCAGGGTGGCGTCGAGCGAGCCCGTGCCGGGCGGTACGGCGAGCGGTGGCGCGAAGGCGAAGCCCGGTCCGCGCCCCGCCGGATCCGTCGGTACGAGCAGGGCGACGCCGAGTGCGGCGTCGAGCACGTCGGTGGGCAGCTCCGGCTCGACGCCCAGCGCGGCGGCCACGTCCCAGGCGTGCGCCACGTAGTCGACGAGGTGGAAGCCCAGCGCGATCCGCCCGGGTACCACCACTCCCAACTCCGGCAGAGCGAACTTGCGCTGGAGCACCCCCGGTTGTCCGAAGGCCGCCAGGACGCCCATCGCGGCGCCACGGTACGTGCGCTCCGGGTCGGACATCTCCTCCGGCTCCCGCCAGTGCGCCATGTCGGCTCCGGCGCCGCGCGCGGCGGCCGCGAACCCGTGGTGCTGCGCGGCCATGTGCGCGACGAGCCGGCGCAGGGGCCACTCCGCGCACGGCGTGTCCCGCTCCCAGTCCTTCTCCTCCGCCAGTCCCACGAGCCGTACCGACTCGTGCACGGCGATCCGGTCGAGCCTGACGAGGTCCGGTTCGTCGACTCCGGTGACGTCCTTCGCTCCGGTGAGGTCCATGGCGCCGAGCATAAAACTGTGCGAACGGTCGTGCTAGTTGTTTGGCTCGACTCGTTGTGGCCGCAAAGCCCCTCGGTATCAGGCGACTTGAGGCAGCCCGGACGGATCCGTCGCCGCCGTCCGCAGCCGAGACACGAGGGCGATCCGGGCCCTGCCATAGGCGGACGCGTCGTCGTGCAACACGGAGATGACGTTGGCCGTCTCCAGCAGCGCGACGATCTCGAAGGCCAGTTGGGGAACGTCGGTGTCGGCGCGGAGCTCGCGGGTGTCGTCCCGGGCCTCGGCGATCGTACGTTCCACGTGGGCGGTCCAGTCGCGTTGGGCGCGGACCACGGCGTCGTGCACGGGCCCGGACCGGGCGTCGTACTCGGCGATCACCCCGTAGAAGAAACAGCCGCCGGGGAAGACGCGGCCCTGGGAGTAGTCGAGCCACAGCTCGCACAGCCGCCACAGCCGGGCCAGCCCGGGAGGGGTCTCGTCGGCCGGCCGTATGACCTGCTCGACATAGATGCGGGACGCCTCCCGGACGGTGGCGAGCTGAAGCTCCTGCTTGGAGCCGAACAGGGCGAACACCCCGCTCTTGCTGAGCTGCAGCTCGGTCGCGAGCCGGCCGACGGACAGCGCGTCGAGCCCCTCGACGGAGGCGATGTCGACGGTCCGCCGGAGCACCAGCTGCCGCGTCCGGTTCCCCCGTTCGACCCTCCCGTCGAGCCGGGTCCCGGCCATGGCGACCTCCAGGTGTACGTGCGTCATCTACGTGCGTCGGGCGTGCGGAAAGGGTAGCCGGGCCTGCCCCCGGTCACGAGTTCCACCCCAACGGCTGAACGTCCGCGCGTGATCTTCCGGAATACCTCCTGAGGTGATCCGCCGTCGTGCCGGTCGCGGCACAGGAGAGGAGCGGAAGTGAGGAGCAGAAGTGAGGAGCAAGCGTGAGGAGCAGCAGTGAAGCGCGGAAGATGAGCCGGCACCGTCACCTCCCCGGGCATCGCCCGCGCGGCGTCATCGCCCTCGCACTGGCCGCCCTCATGGCGGCCTTCTTCGTGCCAGGGGCGGCCGCCGCCGTCGCTCCCTCCGAGGACGCCTGCCACGCGACCGGTGACGTGATGCCGCGCGGCGACTGCGGCCCCTTCCACCAGGTCTTCGCGGAGAACTTCAACGGGGACCTCGTGCCGCTGGGCTCCTTCAGCGACTGCGACCACAACGCCGACACACCCAGCGCCTACTGCGGCGCCCTGACCGGCTCCTACCGCGCCGACTGGTGGGCCTACCCGCGCGGTTGGTACGACACCGCCGACCCGCGCAACCACTCCAACGGCAACACGCGCCTGCTCGGCGGCGAGTACCGCGCCGACGACACCGTGTGGGTCGGGCCCGCCGACAACGGCGACGGCCGGATGCACATCCGGATGTACCGTCCCCGCTCCGGCGGCGACATCCACTCCGCGGCCGTCGTCCCGAAGCGGATCATGAACCAGGCGTACGGGAAGATCAGCGCCCGCGTCCGCGTCGTGAAGGCGGCCCCCGGCTACAAGTCGGCCTGGCTGTACTACGGCGACGCCTGCGAGATGGACTTCTACGAGCAGAACTGGGTCGACACCGTCCACTTCTTCCACCACCCGTGCGACGGCCGCGGCCAGAGCTACGCCGACACCGGCAAGCCCTTCACCGACTGGCACACGGTGTCGTTGGAGTGGACTCCCGGCCACGCGCGCTACTACCTCGACGGCCACCTCTACCTCCACGACACCCGCGCCGTACCGAGCCGGCCGCTGAGCGCCGTCCTGCAGAACGAGTCCGCGCTGTACGGGGCTTACGCGGCGCCCGGCTCCTGGGCGCAGCTGGACATCACCTGGGTCACGGCCTACGCGTACGCGGGGCGGGCGTCGGTTGTCTGATGTAGGCCGGATGGTTCAATGCCGGGATGGCCGAGCACCTGTCACCCGCACCGCCGACCGCAGTGCGGCTTACGCGATACACGAAGACCGAGCAGAGCGAGATCCTCGGCGACGGCGCCGATCCGTTCGGCGTCGCGCACGCCGGCCTGACCTGGCTGCCCAAGGAGGATCATTTCGGCATCAGGCTGGGTGACCGCCTCGTGGCCCACGCCGGCCTGCTCGTACTGCCTGTATCGGTCGGGGGTACCGACACCGAGGTGGTGGGTGTCGGTGGCGTGGCCGTCGCGCCTGACCTGCGGGGGAACGGACTGGCGCGGCTGGTCGTCACGGCGGCTCTCGACCACGCGCGGACGCTGGGCCCGCAGTACGGACTTCTTTTCTGCCGACAGCCCCTGGTCCCGCTCTACCAGCGGCTCGGCTGGCGGGCGCTGGAGCAGGACGTCCATGTCGAGCAACACGAGGGGCCCGTGCTGATGCCGCTGCGGACCATGTGGACGCCCCTGCACGAGGGAGCGAACTGGCCGACCGGAGCGGTGCGCCTGCTTTCGTTTCCCATGTAAGGGGATTGCCCCGGTGGGCGCCGCGCCGAAGCCGGTTTCGACCTGGCGCCCTGATCAGTTGCGGCGCAGTGCGGGATGGTCCGCCACCACCGTGCAGCTGCCCGGGGCGATCTCCGTGAAGCCCGCGTCCTGTACCAACGGCAGTCCGGACGTCGTGAGGTCGCGCCAGTGGGACGGGTCGGCGGCGCGGACGGCGAGGGGGAAGCCCGCGTCGCGCCAGGCCGTGCGCTCCTCGTCCGGCAGCGCCCACCAGGCGAGTTGGGCGCCGTGGCCCGCCTGGGCCATCGTCTTGCCCGCCGACATCTCCAGGTCCGGGTTCAGCCACAGCACGGGCGCGGCCGGGTCGGCCTCCACCGGCGGCTCCGGGTCGTCGAGGTCCGTGCCCGACACCTGTAGCCGGGCCAGGTCCTTGGGCCAGCCGTCCAGCGGGACGGGCGGGAAGACGCGGACCTCCGCCGACTTGCCCGTGACCGTGATGCCCGGAAGCGCCTCGGCCCGTCGCCACTCCGCGCCGCGCGCCCGCCGCACCACCTTGCGGATCCGTGCGTCCTGCCAGTCCCGCATCGCCCGGGCCCACTCGCCCTCGCCCAGCGAGCGCTCGTCGCTCAGGATCACGAGCACGGCGCGCGCGGCCGTCTCCAGTGCGTCCGTGCGCGCCGGGGGAGCGGCCCGCTCTATGCGCACGACGAGCGGCAGCACGAACTGCGGCGCCTCGTCGCGCGGGGTGCGCTCGGAGCGGAAGGGGCTGTCCTGGCCGTCGTGCGGCGCGTCCGCCGGGGTGGCGGGGGTCTGGTCACTGCTCACGACGTCCAGTCTGCCAGGTGGAAGATCGGATCTTTCGCGGGGCGGACGACGGCCCGGGCCACCCGAATCCTCTGCGTCCGTCCGTAATCCTCTGCGTGCGTCCGTCCCGCCGCGCGAGGATGCCCCCATGCAACGTGATCTACGCCTGACGGGCGTCGGCCGCCGTTACGGGCTCCGCGGCCCCTGGGTGCTGCGCGGGGTCGACCTGACGGTGCCGCCCGGCTCCCTGACACGCGTCGAGGGCGCGAACGGCACCGGCAAGTCCACCCTGCTCCGGCTTCTCGCCGGCATCGACGCGCCCACCGAGGGCCGTGTCACCGGGCGCCCGCGCACCGCGTACGTTCCCGAGCGCTTCCCGGCCGCCCTCCCCTTCACGGCGACGGGCTACCTCACCCACCTCGGCACCGTCCACGGACTGTCCCGGCCCGACGCCGCCCGCGCCGCCGACGAGTGGCTCGAACGCTTCGGCGCCGCCGCGTACGCCCGTACGCCGATGGCGGAACTCTCCAAGGGCAGCAGCCAGAAGGTCGCCGTCGCCCAGGCCCTGCTCGCCGGGCCCGAACTGCTCGTCCTCGACGAGGCCTGGACCGGCCTCGACACCGACGCCCGTGAGGAACTGGACCGCGCGGTCGCCGAACGAACGTCCGCCGGCGCCGCCGTCGTCTTCGTCGACCATGACCCGCGCCGGCTCGCGGGGGTGCCCGACGCCGTCTACCGCGTCAGCGAGGGCGCGCTCGAACCGCATACGGGCGAACGGAGTTCACCGTCCCCCGCCGGGCCGTCCGTGGTCGTCGAGGCCCGGGGACCCGCCGGTGCCGAACCGCCCGCCGACGCGCGGGCGATGACCACATCCATGGCCCGCACCCCGTCCGGCACCCTCCGTCTCACCGTGCCCGCGAGCCGTTCCGACGTCCTGCTGCGAACCCTGCTCGGCGCACGGCCGCCCTGGCACGTGGTGGCCGTCGGCCCGGCCGAGCCTCTCCCTGCCGACCCCGAACCCCGCGAAACAAAGGCCGACAGCTGCCGATGATCCCCCTCCTGCGCTACCAGTCCGCCCTCCTTCTGCGTTCCCAGCGCTGGCTCCCCCCGTTCCTCCTGTACGCCGTCTTCCTCGCGATCGGCGTCCAGAGCGGGCAGCCCGTGCTGGACTCGCTCGGCTACGCGGCCGCCGCGGTGCTGCCCGTCGCCGCCTGGCTCGTCCGCATCTGCGCGACCAACGAGCCGCCCGCGGCCAGGAGTTGTGTCGGCGCGGCGGTCGGTCCGGGGCGTGCGCACCTGGCCTGCCTGCTCGTCGCGCTGGGTGCCTCAGCCGCCCTGGGTACGGCCGCGACTGTCGTCGTCACGCTCATCAGCAGCCACACCAGCACCGACCACCGCATCCGCCTCTCCGCCGTCCAGTCCGCCGGGGCCGGACTGATCGTCGCGCTGGTGTGCGCGCTGCTCGGTACGGCCGTGGGCGCACTGACGACCTGGCCGCTGCTGCGCTCGCCGGGACGCGCCGTCCCCGCGCTGATGCTCGCGGCCCTGCTCGCGCTCGTACTGAGCGGTTCCCCGGCGCGCACGGCAGTCACCGCGCTGGTGACGGGCTCGCAGACGGCCAGGGTCCCGGCCCCGCTGCTGCCGCTCGCCCTCGCCGCGCTGCTCACGGCGGCCGCGGTGGCGGTGGCCTGTGCGCTCACCACCCGTCGGTCTCCCTGAGGCGGACCGAGGTCACCCGGAGCAGGCCGTGCGCTGCGCCTCCTGCCACTCGCAGACAGGGCACAGCGTGATCCCCTTGTGTGATTCCGGGTACTCCGTGGGCTCCTGGCACAACACGCACTCGGCGAACGGCGGCCCGCCCGCCTCGGGTGCCGGGTCCGCCGTCTCCGTATCGCAGTACTCGCTCATGGTCTCCAGCGTAAGCCGCGGTGGCCCGGGCCCGCGGGCCCCTACCGTCGCCCGGACGACTCCTCGATCAGCGTGGAGACCTTGACGAACCGGTAGCCCTGCTCGCGCAGCTCGGGCACGATCGTCCGGACCGCCTGTTCGGTCACCGGCGCCGCGCTGCGCGTGCAGTGCATGACGACCACGGATCCGGGCCGCACCCCGTCCCTGACCTGCCGCACGACCGCGTCCGCGTCCGTCGCGTACGCGTCGCCGCTCATCACGTCCCACTGCACCGCGGTGACACCGAGCGAGCTGATGGCGCGCAGGGCCCGGTTGTCGTAGCAGCCGCCGGGAAAGCGGAAGTACGGCCTCGGGCGGGGCACGCCCGCCTTGCGGATCGCGGTGTAGGCGCGCTCGACATCCGCGCGCATCCGCTGCTCGGGCAGGGTGGGCAGCCCGTAGCAGCGGTCGGTGAAGGAGTAATGGCTGTAGGAGTGGTTGCCGACCTCGAACAACGGGTCCCGCCCGATCTCCCGGGCCTCCCGGGGGTACTGGTCGGCCCACCGGCCCGTCATGAACACGGTCGCCGGCACCTTGAGCTCCCGCAGCGCGTCGATCAGCTCCGGATTGTCGAAGTGCTCGCCGGCCGCCGCCCGGGGCCCCTGATCCGCGGTCATGTCCGCGTCGAAGGTGAGGGCGATGGTCTTCTCCCGCGTCGTGGCGTTCTTGAAGACGGGCGTCAGGCCACCGGGTCCGGGCGCGAGCGTGGGCGACGTGGGCGCGGCCGCCCCGGGCTTCCCCGGGTGCTGGGGGGCGTCGGGGGCGCCGCAGGCGGCGAGCGCCACACCGAGGGCGCAGACGGCGGCGATACGTCGCACAAGTCGAACAAGAAGGATCACCGGATGAACGTAGCGGTGAAGATCGGGGGAAGCGCTCATCTCGTGTTCGTGCCGTGTCGGGGACCGTGACGTCACCCGCGTGGCTGTCGCAGAGGTGCCCTTGGTGCGGCGGCCGGTGACCGTGAGCCCGGCGGCCCCGCCGGGCTCGCCGGGCTCACGTCGGTGTCGTGGACGGACGGAGGATGCCCGCGCTATCCGTTCCAGAGGTGGGTGTCCCTGCGGGCGACGATGTCGCCGATGTGGTGCAGCGCCTCGTCCACGGGCTGCGGATCCAGGCGGCGGCCGTCGCGCAGGCGCAGCGCGATGTGGTCGTCCGCGGCCTCTTTGGAACCGATCACCGCCTGGTACGGCACCAGCCGCGCCGCCCGGACGCGCGCGCCCAGGGTGCCCTCCTCGGGAGCGGCGAGCCGGGCCCGCAGGCCCTGGTCGAGGCAGCGGCGCAGGAGTCGTACGGCGTGTTCCATCTCGGCGTCCGAGACGGGCAGGATCACCAGCTGGGTGGGCGCGAGCCAGGCCGGGAAGGCGCCGCCGTGCGCCTCGATGAGGTGGGCGACGGCTCTCTCCATGCTGCCGATGACGCTGCGGTGGACCATCACGGGGCGGTGTTTCGCCCCGTCGGGCCCGATGTAGTGCAGGTCGAAGCGTTCCGGCTGGTGGAAGTCGATCTGCACGGTGGAGAGGGTGGACTCGCGGCCCCCCGGGTCGGTGATCTGGACGTCGATCTTGGGGCCGTAGAACGCGGCCTCGCCTTCCACGGCCTCGTAGGCGATGCCGCTTCGGTCGAGTACGTCGCGCAGCATCGCCGACGCCCGGCGCCACAGCTCGGGGTCGGCGACGTACTTGCCGCCCGGGCCCGGCAGCGAGAGGCGGTGGCGGGCCGGGCGGATGCCGAGCGCCGCGTAGGCCTCGCCGATCATCCGCAGCGCGGCCGCCGCCTCCTCGACGGCTTGGTCCAGGGTGCAGAAGATGTGTGCGTCGTTGAGGTGGATCGCCCGTACGCGGGTCAGGCCGCCGAGCACGCCGGACAGCTCGGAGCGGTACATGCCGCCCAGCTCGGCGATGCGCAGGGGGAGTTCGCGGTAGCTGTGGGAGCGGGAGCGGTAGATCAGCGCGTGGTGGGGGCACAGGCTCGGCCGCAGGACGACCTGCTCACCGCCCAGGTCCATGGGCGGGAACATGTCCTCGCTGTAGTGCGCCCAGTGCCCGGAGATCTCGTACAGCTCGCGCTTGCCGAGCACCGGCGAGTAGACGTGCCGGTAGCCCGCGCGGCGCTCGGCGTCCCGTACGTACTCCTCCAGGGTGTGCCGTACGACGGCGCCGTCGGGCAGCCAGTACGGCAGGCCCGCGCCCATCAGCGGGTCGGTGTCGAACAGATCGAGATCGCGGCCGAGGCGGCGGTGGTCGTGCATCGTGGTCTCCTCTCGGTGGGGCGAGCGGGGCCACACGGCGAAGCCCCGGGGCACTCGCCCCGGGGCTTCGGACTTCGGTCAGCAGTCAGCGCGCCGGGACACTCTCCGGCGTCGTCGTGAACACATGGGCGCGCTGCATGCCGGTGAGGCTAGCAGCGGGCGTACGGGAGGTGCGCGCGGTTTTCCGGCGCCCGTGCCGTTCCGCTCGCATCGCGGGGACTCGCGGCCTGGGCCTCGTACGCAGGACAGGCTGGACGAGTGCGGGGGCGCGACGGGGACGGGGACGGGCGCCGTCCGCCGGATCAGTCGTCGGCGGTGAGGGACGGGGGAGCGGGCTCCGGGGGAGGCGGCGGTACGTTCGCGGTCGACCGCTCGGGAGCCGGGCCGGACGAGCGCTGGAGAGCGGGGTCGGGCGTCAGCTCGGCGGCGGGGTCGGACGTCAGCTCGGGAGCGGCCTCGCGCGGACGCGCCGGCGCGCTCTCGGCCGAGGGTCCCGGCGTGATCGTGGCCGTGGACGGCCCCGCCCCGTCATGGCCGTGCGCCTCCTCCTGCGGTGCCGCTCGCTCCAGGAACCGCAGCAGCTCCACCGGGAACGGCAGCACGAGCGTGGAGTTCTTCTCGGCCGCGACCGCCACCACGGTCTGGAGCAGCCGCAGCTGGAGCGCGGCGGGCTGTTCGGACATCACCCCGGCCGCCTCCGCCAGCTTCCTCGAGGCCTGGAGTTCCGCGTCCGCGTTGATGACGCGTGCCCGGCGCTCGCGATCCGCCTCCGCCTGGCGGGCCATCGACCGCTTCATGGTGTCCGGCAGGGACACGTCCTTGATCTCGACCCGGTCGATCTGCACGCCCCAGCCGATGGCCGGGCTGTCGATCATCAGTTCCAGGCCCTGGTTGAGCTTCTCCCGGTTGGAGAGAAGGTCGTCCAGATCGCTCTTGCCGATGATCGAGCGCAGTGAGGTCTGCGCCATCTGCGAGACCGCGAACCGATAGTCCTCGACCTGGATGAGCGCGTTCGCCGCGTCGACCACCTTGAAGTAGACGACGGCGTCCACGCGCACGGTCACGTTGTCCCGTGTGATGCCCTCCTGCGCGGGGATGGGCAGCGTCACGATCTGCATGTTGACCTTGTGCAGCCGGTCGACTCCGGGCACGATCACGGTGAAGCCGGGCGGCCGGGGGGACCCCATGAGCCGTCCGAAGCGGAAGACCACCCCGCGCTCGTACTGCTTGACGACCCGCGCCGCCGCGGCGACATACACAAGTCCGGCGGCACCTGCTGCCACCAGAGCACCCACCAGCTCAGCGAGCATGACGACCCCCTCGTCGAGAGGTCCGGTATATCCGTACTTGCCACGATAATTCCGCCGGAGTCCATGAGGCGAGGCCGGCCGCTTCCGTCGAAGCCCGCGGCGCGGACCCCACGACCCGCACCCCACCCC
The Streptomyces sp. CGMCC 4.7035 DNA segment above includes these coding regions:
- a CDS encoding GNAT family N-acetyltransferase, with the protein product MAEHLSPAPPTAVRLTRYTKTEQSEILGDGADPFGVAHAGLTWLPKEDHFGIRLGDRLVAHAGLLVLPVSVGGTDTEVVGVGGVAVAPDLRGNGLARLVVTAALDHARTLGPQYGLLFCRQPLVPLYQRLGWRALEQDVHVEQHEGPVLMPLRTMWTPLHEGANWPTGAVRLLSFPM
- a CDS encoding aminoacyl-tRNA hydrolase, which codes for MSSDQTPATPADAPHDGQDSPFRSERTPRDEAPQFVLPLVVRIERAAPPARTDALETAARAVLVILSDERSLGEGEWARAMRDWQDARIRKVVRRARGAEWRRAEALPGITVTGKSAEVRVFPPVPLDGWPKDLARLQVSGTDLDDPEPPVEADPAAPVLWLNPDLEMSAGKTMAQAGHGAQLAWWALPDEERTAWRDAGFPLAVRAADPSHWRDLTTSGLPLVQDAGFTEIAPGSCTVVADHPALRRN
- a CDS encoding ABC transporter ATP-binding protein, coding for MQRDLRLTGVGRRYGLRGPWVLRGVDLTVPPGSLTRVEGANGTGKSTLLRLLAGIDAPTEGRVTGRPRTAYVPERFPAALPFTATGYLTHLGTVHGLSRPDAARAADEWLERFGAAAYARTPMAELSKGSSQKVAVAQALLAGPELLVLDEAWTGLDTDAREELDRAVAERTSAGAAVVFVDHDPRRLAGVPDAVYRVSEGALEPHTGERSSPSPAGPSVVVEARGPAGAEPPADARAMTTSMARTPSGTLRLTVPASRSDVLLRTLLGARPPWHVVAVGPAEPLPADPEPRETKADSCR
- a CDS encoding ABC transporter translates to MIPLLRYQSALLLRSQRWLPPFLLYAVFLAIGVQSGQPVLDSLGYAAAAVLPVAAWLVRICATNEPPAARSCVGAAVGPGRAHLACLLVALGASAALGTAATVVVTLISSHTSTDHRIRLSAVQSAGAGLIVALVCALLGTAVGALTTWPLLRSPGRAVPALMLAALLALVLSGSPARTAVTALVTGSQTARVPAPLLPLALAALLTAAAVAVACALTTRRSP
- a CDS encoding polysaccharide deacetylase family protein; the protein is MSASPDLHRYVHPVILLVRLVRRIAAVCALGVALAACGAPDAPQHPGKPGAAAPTSPTLAPGPGGLTPVFKNATTREKTIALTFDADMTADQGPRAAAGEHFDNPELIDALRELKVPATVFMTGRWADQYPREAREIGRDPLFEVGNHSYSHYSFTDRCYGLPTLPEQRMRADVERAYTAIRKAGVPRPRPYFRFPGGCYDNRALRAISSLGVTAVQWDVMSGDAYATDADAVVRQVRDGVRPGSVVVMHCTRSAAPVTEQAVRTIVPELREQGYRFVKVSTLIEESSGRR
- the thrS gene encoding threonine--tRNA ligase, translating into MWPRSPHREETTMHDHRRLGRDLDLFDTDPLMGAGLPYWLPDGAVVRHTLEEYVRDAERRAGYRHVYSPVLGKRELYEISGHWAHYSEDMFPPMDLGGEQVVLRPSLCPHHALIYRSRSHSYRELPLRIAELGGMYRSELSGVLGGLTRVRAIHLNDAHIFCTLDQAVEEAAAALRMIGEAYAALGIRPARHRLSLPGPGGKYVADPELWRRASAMLRDVLDRSGIAYEAVEGEAAFYGPKIDVQITDPGGRESTLSTVQIDFHQPERFDLHYIGPDGAKHRPVMVHRSVIGSMERAVAHLIEAHGGAFPAWLAPTQLVILPVSDAEMEHAVRLLRRCLDQGLRARLAAPEEGTLGARVRAARLVPYQAVIGSKEAADDHIALRLRDGRRLDPQPVDEALHHIGDIVARRDTHLWNG
- a CDS encoding slipin family protein — translated: MLAELVGALVAAGAAGLVYVAAAARVVKQYERGVVFRFGRLMGSPRPPGFTVIVPGVDRLHKVNMQIVTLPIPAQEGITRDNVTVRVDAVVYFKVVDAANALIQVEDYRFAVSQMAQTSLRSIIGKSDLDDLLSNREKLNQGLELMIDSPAIGWGVQIDRVEIKDVSLPDTMKRSMARQAEADRERRARVINADAELQASRKLAEAAGVMSEQPAALQLRLLQTVVAVAAEKNSTLVLPFPVELLRFLERAAPQEEAHGHDGAGPSTATITPGPSAESAPARPREAAPELTSDPAAELTPDPALQRSSGPAPERSTANVPPPPPEPAPPSLTADD